The following are encoded together in the Dyella terrae genome:
- a CDS encoding NADP-dependent oxidoreductase: protein MSHDHSTYRRIVLANRPHGEPTLQDFRLEAVPVPVPADGQLLLRTLYLSLDPYMRNLMDEAGTSYASAVPVGAPMVGGTVSRVEVSKHPDFRAGDLVLGSSGWQEYALADAQELTPLGDLAQPSLALSGLGMPAFTAYVGLLDIGAPKPGETVVVAAATGAVGATVGQIAKLKGARVVGIAGGADKCAYAVSELGFDACLDRRDPRLAEQLAAACPDGIDVYFENVGGAVFDAVLPLLNIGARVPVCGFIAHYNDKASAGPDRLPAATAAILQKRIRMQGFIILDHYATRFDAFRRDMGAWIADGSVKVREDVVTGLEHAPEAFIGLLQGRNFGKLVIRIAHD, encoded by the coding sequence GTGTCACACGATCACTCCACCTATCGACGCATCGTTCTCGCCAATCGTCCCCATGGCGAACCGACCCTGCAGGACTTTCGCCTTGAAGCGGTGCCGGTGCCGGTGCCCGCTGATGGTCAGCTGCTGCTGCGCACGCTCTATCTCTCGCTCGACCCGTACATGCGCAATCTGATGGATGAAGCCGGCACCAGCTATGCCTCGGCCGTGCCCGTCGGTGCACCTATGGTGGGTGGAACGGTGAGTCGCGTCGAAGTTTCAAAGCATCCGGACTTCCGTGCCGGGGATCTCGTGCTGGGCTCCTCAGGCTGGCAGGAGTACGCGTTGGCCGACGCGCAAGAGCTCACGCCGCTGGGCGACCTGGCGCAGCCTTCGCTCGCACTCAGCGGGCTAGGCATGCCGGCGTTCACTGCCTACGTGGGCTTACTGGACATCGGAGCACCTAAACCCGGCGAAACCGTGGTGGTCGCGGCGGCTACGGGAGCCGTTGGCGCTACGGTCGGCCAGATCGCAAAGCTCAAGGGCGCTCGCGTCGTGGGCATCGCGGGCGGTGCGGACAAATGCGCGTACGCCGTGAGCGAACTCGGGTTCGACGCCTGCCTGGATCGTCGCGACCCCCGCTTGGCTGAGCAGCTCGCCGCTGCATGCCCCGACGGTATCGACGTCTACTTCGAGAACGTGGGTGGTGCGGTATTCGACGCCGTGCTTCCGCTGCTGAACATCGGTGCACGTGTGCCGGTGTGCGGGTTCATTGCGCACTACAACGACAAGGCTTCGGCGGGCCCGGATCGTTTGCCGGCAGCGACAGCGGCCATTCTGCAGAAACGCATACGCATGCAGGGCTTCATCATCCTTGATCACTACGCGACCCGTTTCGACGCTTTCCGGCGCGACATGGGAGCGTGGATTGCGGATGGAAGCGTGAAGGTTCGCGAGGACGTGGTAACGGGCCTGGAACACGCACCGGAAGCCTTCATCGGACTGCTGCAAGGCCGTAATTTCGGCAAGCTGGTGATACGCATCGCCCACGATTGA
- a CDS encoding TolB family protein encodes MWQQMICVVLLAISPLMAPLPADPPVPALFLAGDLGDSASPAFTPDGGTVYFMRGTDHGATVMVSHRANGQWSPPVAASFSGQWRDGDPTMAPDGSYLLFTSNRPATPDGQPIDAVRNGKVLTGQGLNLWRVDRKGDGWSEPVRLPATVNTCNSSFAPSIAADDSVYYIGCAPDGVIRPLRATHENGQYQASYAVAVGDKDAQVRDVAIAPDRSFMVFSIRHDPKQPYRLAIVFHTTHNWSEPQDLGDTVNGGTHSMGSQLGCDHRTLYFSSDRALPATEPAHGVTSDDHIWRVSLTPWLAAHGLPLPSVPLSCVIG; translated from the coding sequence ATGTGGCAACAGATGATTTGCGTGGTGTTGTTGGCGATCTCGCCGCTGATGGCGCCTCTGCCCGCTGATCCACCCGTGCCAGCCCTCTTCCTGGCGGGCGATCTCGGTGACAGCGCTTCGCCTGCGTTTACACCGGATGGCGGCACCGTCTACTTCATGCGTGGCACGGACCATGGCGCGACGGTGATGGTCTCGCACCGCGCCAACGGTCAGTGGTCGCCCCCGGTGGCTGCCTCCTTCTCTGGGCAGTGGCGTGACGGCGATCCGACCATGGCGCCCGATGGCTCCTATCTGCTGTTCACCTCCAATCGACCGGCGACGCCGGATGGCCAGCCCATCGATGCCGTGCGCAACGGAAAAGTGCTGACGGGCCAGGGCCTGAACCTCTGGCGCGTGGACCGGAAGGGTGATGGCTGGAGCGAACCCGTACGGCTTCCCGCTACCGTCAACACGTGCAACAGCAGCTTTGCACCCAGCATCGCGGCAGACGACAGCGTCTACTACATCGGCTGCGCGCCCGACGGTGTGATCCGTCCGCTTCGCGCCACTCACGAGAACGGCCAGTACCAAGCGTCGTACGCGGTCGCGGTGGGTGACAAGGACGCGCAGGTCCGCGATGTCGCCATCGCGCCGGATCGCTCGTTTATGGTCTTCAGCATCCGGCACGATCCCAAGCAGCCGTATCGGCTGGCCATTGTGTTCCACACCACGCACAACTGGAGCGAGCCGCAGGACCTGGGCGACACCGTCAACGGTGGCACTCACAGCATGGGCTCGCAGCTGGGCTGCGATCATCGGACACTGTATTTCTCGAGCGATCGCGCCCTGCCAGCGACGGAACCCGCGCACGGTGTGACCAGCGACGACCACATCTGGCGCGTCTCACTGACACCGTGGCTCGCCGCGCACGGCCTGCCGTTACCCAGCGTGCCGCTGTCCTGCGTCATCGGCTGA
- a CDS encoding sensor histidine kinase, whose product MSDLMTAPRWKIWGLVFAFWTLLGLSYTASSVMSMISEGETFNWIRPFTWNLTNAYLWMLLTPVVAWLGHQGSRSWGRFWAVHAPASILLAAAEVALVLSIYWTLCGPPMSQPHMTFGAFARIQFAYNFHLSLLTYGVMLVVLRAIDSQRRLRDERVRNAQLETQLVQSQLQTLRVQLQPHFLFNTLNAISALALADPVQARQMIARLSDFLRLTLEERHAQQVPLSREMEFLDCYLGIQQVRFQDRLTTHLDVSVDTMRAMVPNMILQPLVENALRHGLLDKTERGTLQIATRRDGDALVLRVDDDGIGLPPDGAKEGIGIGSTRARLDMLFGDAATVDMQRREEGGTRVELRFPFRECVA is encoded by the coding sequence GTGTCCGACCTGATGACTGCGCCACGCTGGAAGATCTGGGGACTGGTCTTCGCCTTCTGGACCTTGCTGGGCTTGTCCTATACAGCCAGTTCGGTCATGTCCATGATCAGCGAAGGCGAGACATTCAACTGGATTCGCCCGTTTACTTGGAACCTCACCAACGCCTATCTATGGATGCTGCTCACGCCAGTAGTGGCGTGGCTGGGGCATCAGGGTAGCCGGAGCTGGGGCCGCTTCTGGGCCGTGCATGCACCCGCCAGCATCTTGCTCGCAGCAGCCGAGGTGGCGCTGGTGCTGTCCATTTACTGGACCCTATGCGGGCCGCCGATGTCGCAGCCTCATATGACCTTCGGCGCCTTCGCGCGCATTCAGTTTGCCTATAACTTCCACCTGAGCTTGCTCACTTACGGCGTGATGCTGGTGGTGCTTCGCGCCATCGATTCGCAACGGCGACTACGCGATGAGCGGGTGCGCAACGCGCAGTTGGAAACGCAACTGGTGCAATCGCAGCTGCAAACCTTGCGCGTGCAGTTGCAACCCCATTTCCTGTTCAACACACTCAATGCCATCTCCGCTCTGGCGCTGGCCGACCCGGTGCAAGCGCGGCAGATGATCGCCCGCCTGAGCGACTTTCTCCGGCTCACGCTGGAAGAACGTCACGCACAGCAGGTGCCGCTTTCGCGCGAGATGGAATTTCTCGACTGCTATCTCGGCATCCAACAAGTGCGCTTCCAGGATCGCCTCACCACGCACCTGGATGTATCCGTCGACACGATGCGGGCCATGGTTCCCAACATGATCCTGCAGCCACTGGTGGAGAACGCGCTACGCCATGGCCTGCTCGACAAGACGGAACGCGGCACGCTGCAGATTGCAACGCGACGCGATGGCGACGCGCTGGTGCTGCGCGTGGACGACGATGGCATCGGCCTGCCGCCTGATGGCGCGAAGGAAGGCATCGGGATCGGCAGCACGCGTGCGCGGCTGGATATGCTATTCGGTGACGCTGCCACCGTGGACATGCAGCGCCGGGAAGAAGGCGGCACGCGTGTCGAACTGCGCTTTCCATTCCGGGAGTGCGTGGCATGA
- a CDS encoding LytR/AlgR family response regulator transcription factor, whose protein sequence is MNSPAIRTLLVDDEMLARLAIRQALASHTDVAIVGECANATEARQAIEALDPDLLFLDIRMPGVDGFRLLQGLKRNHPPMVVFATAFGQHALRAFDANAIDYVLKPIDQERFDQAMARVRRHWRGLHTSEAAATAAPAPASPYLQRLSVQQGEHIRVVAAQDIDWMRADGNYVHIHAGTTHYLHRESLRHLLGVLDPGRFLRIHRGTAVNVDRIREVHPLFQGNAEVVLQDGTRLNLSRRFRIQARRALGMA, encoded by the coding sequence ATGAACAGTCCCGCCATCCGAACGCTGCTCGTCGATGACGAGATGCTGGCCCGCCTGGCGATACGGCAGGCGTTGGCGTCCCACACCGATGTCGCCATCGTCGGCGAATGCGCCAATGCGACGGAGGCTCGGCAGGCCATCGAGGCGCTTGATCCCGACCTGCTGTTTCTGGACATTCGGATGCCAGGCGTGGATGGCTTCCGGCTTCTTCAAGGGTTGAAGCGCAATCACCCACCGATGGTGGTGTTCGCCACGGCGTTTGGCCAACACGCCTTGCGCGCTTTCGACGCAAACGCGATCGACTATGTGCTCAAGCCCATCGATCAGGAACGTTTCGATCAGGCCATGGCGCGCGTACGTCGCCATTGGCGAGGGCTGCACACGAGCGAAGCCGCGGCTACCGCAGCGCCCGCACCAGCGTCGCCTTACCTGCAACGACTCAGCGTGCAACAGGGCGAACACATTCGCGTCGTCGCAGCCCAGGACATCGACTGGATGCGGGCGGACGGCAACTACGTGCATATCCATGCGGGAACTACGCACTATCTTCACCGCGAGTCGTTGCGGCATTTGCTCGGGGTGCTTGATCCGGGTCGATTTCTGCGCATCCATCGCGGTACAGCGGTGAATGTGGACCGTATCCGTGAAGTGCATCCGCTATTCCAGGGCAACGCCGAGGTGGTGTTGCAGGACGGTACCCGGCTCAATCTCAGCCGACGCTTCCGCATACAGGCCCGCCGCGCACTCGGCATGGCCTGA
- a CDS encoding TolB family protein translates to MLSKSFALITSVTLALTATSAVAGELVGAGVISTGLQETSAALSSDNNTLYFMRSDFAEKDDTILLSHRRGDGWSTPEVASFSGQWHDSEPAMSPDGKRLYFVSNRPLRAGGTPVMAEMGGHTFAGTNLWYVPQQSDGRWGMPMHVDGALNDGAMIYNPSIAANGDIYFSAHRPDSGQAYQIYVARRTANGYADPERVDLGGVDHNRMDPSVDPQQRFLVYAGNEGDSLGSADIYIAFRDKNGHWSKPEHLPGDVNSASLENAPSLGRRFGELYVSSNRQGEVHFPKKQDDATSLQQRPQEPLNGSRNLWLFDIGDALRAHDIDQ, encoded by the coding sequence ATGCTGTCCAAGTCGTTCGCCCTGATAACGTCCGTAACTCTTGCACTCACAGCCACCAGTGCGGTGGCCGGTGAGCTCGTGGGGGCCGGCGTGATCTCCACCGGACTACAAGAGACGTCAGCAGCACTGAGTTCCGATAACAACACGCTGTATTTCATGCGTTCGGATTTCGCAGAGAAGGACGATACCATCCTGCTCAGCCATCGTCGTGGTGATGGATGGAGCACGCCTGAAGTGGCGTCGTTCTCCGGCCAATGGCACGACTCCGAACCGGCCATGTCGCCCGACGGCAAACGCCTGTACTTCGTTTCCAACCGCCCACTACGCGCGGGCGGCACACCGGTGATGGCCGAGATGGGCGGGCACACCTTCGCCGGCACCAATCTTTGGTACGTCCCGCAGCAGTCGGACGGTCGCTGGGGCATGCCCATGCACGTCGATGGTGCACTCAACGATGGCGCGATGATCTATAACCCGTCGATCGCGGCCAACGGTGACATCTACTTTTCCGCGCATCGACCTGATTCAGGTCAGGCGTACCAGATCTATGTCGCACGACGAACGGCAAATGGTTATGCCGACCCAGAACGGGTTGACCTGGGCGGTGTTGATCACAATCGCATGGATCCTAGCGTCGATCCGCAGCAGCGTTTCCTCGTCTATGCAGGCAACGAGGGCGATTCGCTCGGCAGTGCGGATATCTACATCGCCTTCCGCGATAAGAACGGGCACTGGAGCAAACCAGAGCACCTTCCCGGAGACGTCAATAGCGCCTCGCTGGAGAACGCGCCTTCGCTCGGTCGCCGCTTTGGGGAGCTGTACGTCTCCAGCAATCGGCAAGGCGAGGTTCATTTCCCCAAGAAGCAGGACGATGCCACATCGCTCCAGCAACGACCGCAGGAGCCACTCAACGGCTCACGCAATCTCTGGCTGTTCGATATCGGTGATGCGCTGCGGGCGCATGACATCGATCAATAG
- a CDS encoding prolyl oligopeptidase family serine peptidase — protein sequence MMDALPLDDVDAVKVYLGLPLFGARAPDGGMKEVGRRQAEDVGLLVFKPVVVGAAEELPRVVAALQKNGCMKRGSSVALVGFSAGGAAALDALSQSKVAIDAAVFINASTGLSASIQAYEKATGKTYAWSPATRELAHETDAVDHVAEIAAHRPALLFLQGTDDSVIDSSAANQLVDRLKPFYGEHSQQLQLVRPAGMTHQWAADPAALAEVRKTASDWLAGQHP from the coding sequence ATGATGGACGCCCTGCCGCTCGATGACGTGGACGCGGTGAAGGTCTATCTGGGGCTGCCGTTGTTTGGCGCGCGTGCACCCGACGGTGGCATGAAGGAAGTCGGGCGACGCCAGGCGGAAGATGTGGGCTTGCTGGTCTTTAAGCCCGTGGTGGTCGGTGCCGCAGAGGAGCTGCCGCGCGTGGTGGCCGCGCTGCAGAAGAACGGGTGCATGAAGCGAGGATCTTCGGTCGCATTGGTCGGTTTCTCTGCTGGTGGCGCGGCGGCGCTCGACGCGCTTTCGCAAAGCAAAGTCGCTATCGACGCAGCGGTATTCATCAATGCATCGACCGGTTTGAGCGCATCGATACAAGCCTATGAGAAGGCGACCGGCAAGACCTATGCGTGGTCGCCCGCAACGCGGGAGCTGGCGCACGAAACGGACGCCGTTGACCATGTGGCGGAGATAGCCGCACATCGACCGGCACTGCTTTTTCTGCAGGGAACCGATGACTCGGTTATCGATTCGAGCGCGGCAAACCAACTGGTGGATCGCCTCAAGCCGTTCTATGGCGAACACTCGCAACAACTACAGCTTGTACGACCTGCCGGCATGACCCATCAATGGGCTGCCGATCCTGCCGCACTGGCCGAAGTGCGGAAGACCGCAAGCGATTGGCTTGCTGGCCAGCATCCCTAG
- a CDS encoding phospholipase domain-containing protein: MNASGMYFMADRAKLLLPNDRDTSDVRPWGMGPRVPMYVISPWSRGGWVNSQVFDHTSVGMFLETRFGIDIKAISPWHRAVSGDLTSALDFASPNHASWPQLPDMSDYATIEQRARELPKATPPAQPEPLWQETGVRYSRALPYELEVSASPVNGALHLEFNNTGKQGAVFHVYDRLHLDRLPRRYTVEAGEHLDDDAWRPVVADNGQYDIEVHAPNGFFRAFKGDINRPGVQMALSHDAKAGSIVLDISNAGADEITTEIVHNAYRNQSSPVRLAAGGKTRLSWLLEDSKYWYDLTARAPGSEQRFAGRVETGRSSISDPAA; the protein is encoded by the coding sequence ATGAATGCCTCAGGCATGTACTTCATGGCTGATCGAGCGAAACTCCTGCTTCCCAATGATCGCGATACCAGCGATGTGCGACCGTGGGGCATGGGGCCGCGCGTGCCCATGTACGTCATATCGCCATGGAGCCGGGGCGGATGGGTGAACTCGCAGGTCTTCGATCACACCTCGGTTGGCATGTTCCTGGAAACGCGCTTCGGCATTGATATCAAGGCCATCAGCCCTTGGCATCGCGCGGTCAGCGGCGACCTGACGTCAGCGTTGGATTTCGCCAGCCCGAATCATGCGTCGTGGCCACAGCTTCCTGACATGAGCGATTACGCGACGATCGAACAGCGGGCGCGTGAACTGCCGAAAGCGACACCACCCGCGCAACCGGAACCGTTATGGCAAGAGACGGGCGTACGCTACTCCCGAGCGCTGCCGTACGAGCTTGAAGTCAGTGCGTCGCCGGTCAACGGTGCATTGCATCTGGAGTTCAACAATACGGGCAAGCAAGGTGCGGTGTTCCACGTTTACGACAGGCTCCACCTCGATCGCCTGCCGCGACGCTATACCGTAGAAGCGGGTGAACACCTGGATGACGATGCGTGGCGGCCGGTGGTTGCAGACAACGGTCAGTACGACATCGAAGTACACGCGCCAAACGGCTTCTTCCGCGCGTTCAAGGGCGACATCAATCGTCCTGGCGTGCAGATGGCACTCTCCCACGATGCCAAGGCGGGCAGCATCGTGCTGGATATAAGCAACGCGGGTGCCGATGAAATCACGACAGAGATCGTCCATAACGCATACCGCAACCAGAGCAGTCCGGTACGTCTGGCGGCGGGAGGCAAAACTCGCCTATCTTGGTTGCTGGAAGACTCCAAGTATTGGTACGACCTAACCGCCAGGGCGCCAGGATCTGAGCAGAGGTTCGCGGGACGGGTGGAAACGGGGCGGTCGAGCATTAGCGATCCTGCGGCTTGA
- a CDS encoding alkaline phosphatase family protein: protein MKSHDHAVSWWWLAAAGEDMKRRDFLKAVGGATAVGAGMMLMPSSIRHALAINASVATGTIDDVQHVVILMQENRSFDHYFGTLRGVRGLKDRFPIPTAAGKPVWHQWNGQREVLPFHLDGKTMNAALIASMPHTFSDAQAAWGQGRVSEWPKFKTDASMGYYTREEAPFQYALADAFTVCDAYHCSLHASTGPNRIMFWTGTNSDPGLRDQGVNCDERSSEPVNLRTCISGHMPDPGYAYNGSVFDWDTIPELLEAEGVSWKIYQDPNDNWQGLMHGCLASRGFREAQKGSPIYEKGMSLHTIENLRQDVMSNRLPAVSWILPPALKSEHPGAPSSAAQGGNFVEQILDALTANPETWSKTVFFLTFDENDGFFDHMPSPAVPSIASDGSPRGKDDHECLRHVLHG, encoded by the coding sequence ATGAAGTCGCATGATCATGCAGTGTCTTGGTGGTGGCTCGCGGCAGCAGGCGAAGACATGAAACGGCGTGACTTCTTGAAAGCGGTGGGTGGCGCAACGGCGGTCGGCGCAGGAATGATGCTGATGCCGTCTAGTATCCGGCATGCGCTTGCCATCAACGCAAGCGTGGCGACAGGAACGATCGACGACGTCCAACACGTCGTCATCCTCATGCAAGAGAACCGATCGTTCGACCACTACTTCGGAACGCTTCGCGGTGTCCGTGGGCTGAAAGACCGCTTTCCCATTCCGACAGCAGCCGGCAAGCCCGTGTGGCATCAATGGAATGGGCAGCGTGAAGTGCTCCCGTTCCACCTCGATGGAAAGACCATGAATGCGGCCCTGATCGCGTCCATGCCCCACACGTTTTCCGATGCGCAGGCCGCCTGGGGACAGGGTCGCGTAAGCGAATGGCCTAAGTTCAAGACCGATGCGTCCATGGGCTACTACACCCGCGAGGAGGCGCCGTTCCAATACGCGTTGGCGGATGCATTCACCGTGTGCGATGCCTACCATTGTTCGTTGCATGCATCGACAGGACCCAATCGCATCATGTTCTGGACAGGCACCAACTCTGATCCAGGGTTGCGCGATCAAGGAGTCAATTGCGACGAACGGTCGTCAGAGCCGGTGAATCTGCGAACTTGTATTAGTGGGCATATGCCCGATCCAGGATACGCATACAACGGAAGCGTCTTTGACTGGGATACGATTCCGGAGTTGCTGGAAGCGGAGGGTGTGAGCTGGAAGATCTATCAGGATCCCAACGATAACTGGCAGGGATTGATGCACGGGTGCCTTGCTTCGCGTGGTTTTCGCGAAGCGCAGAAAGGCTCTCCAATCTATGAGAAGGGAATGTCCCTTCATACCATCGAAAACCTCCGGCAGGACGTGATGTCTAATCGCCTGCCGGCGGTGAGCTGGATACTTCCACCGGCTCTCAAGTCAGAGCACCCAGGTGCTCCCTCCAGCGCGGCGCAAGGAGGCAATTTCGTCGAACAGATCCTCGATGCGCTTACCGCCAATCCAGAGACATGGAGCAAGACGGTCTTTTTCCTCACGTTTGATGAGAACGACGGATTCTTCGACCACATGCCTTCACCGGCGGTGCCATCCATCGCTAGCGATGGTTCCCCCCGCGGGAAAGACGACCATGAATGCCTCAGGCATGTACTTCATGGCTGA
- a CDS encoding GNAT family N-acetyltransferase, translated as MVRPHGAALNTPLAIRFVTEQDFSAWRPLWDGYNAFYGRSGDTALPEAVTCTTWLRFLDPGEAMHALVAERDGQLLGLAHYLFHRSTTNPADSCYLQDLFTVPEARGLGVGRALIEAVYARARESGASRVYWQTHETNATAMQLYDKVAQKSGFIVYRQPL; from the coding sequence TTGGTTCGCCCGCATGGTGCAGCGCTGAACACGCCCCTGGCCATCCGCTTTGTGACCGAGCAGGATTTCTCCGCCTGGAGGCCATTGTGGGATGGCTATAACGCCTTCTATGGCCGTAGCGGTGACACCGCTTTGCCGGAGGCCGTCACGTGCACCACGTGGCTGCGCTTCCTTGATCCCGGTGAAGCCATGCATGCACTGGTGGCCGAACGAGATGGGCAGCTACTCGGCCTCGCACACTACCTGTTCCATCGAAGCACGACGAATCCCGCGGACAGTTGCTACCTACAAGACCTTTTCACTGTGCCTGAAGCCCGCGGTCTGGGCGTGGGTCGCGCATTGATCGAAGCGGTCTACGCGCGGGCACGCGAATCCGGCGCATCGCGTGTGTACTGGCAAACGCATGAAACCAATGCAACGGCGATGCAGCTCTACGACAAAGTAGCCCAGAAGTCGGGGTTTATCGTGTATCGCCAACCGCTGTAG
- a CDS encoding AI-2E family transporter, whose amino-acid sequence MLASFIGLALNPVVARCAHLGIPRWLGASVLMVGLIAAIGAGVGMLTQPALGWVHEAPTAIRSFMPKLHSALQPLEAANRATQGLTGPTRVQGTAQSPLSITIWDVVATTPKVLAGVLTVVLLVFFFLVYGDLMLRRLVEASPSFGYKRHAVSVVRGIQYEVSRYILTATLINVALGAVTAGMLWLYHMPDPLLWGTVAMLANFIPYVGAISTTAVLAVVGLLNFNQAGAALLPALTFAGITAFEGNLVTPFIQGHRMRLSPIAILLWLLVWGWLWGIPGALLAVPMLTSAKLVAERVRGWRWFARMVQR is encoded by the coding sequence GTGCTGGCCTCATTCATTGGCCTTGCGCTGAATCCCGTCGTCGCGCGCTGCGCGCATCTCGGCATTCCACGCTGGCTCGGCGCAAGCGTGCTGATGGTGGGCCTGATCGCGGCCATCGGCGCGGGCGTGGGCATGCTCACGCAGCCCGCCTTGGGTTGGGTGCATGAGGCGCCAACGGCCATTCGCAGCTTCATGCCGAAGTTGCACAGCGCGCTGCAGCCACTGGAGGCCGCCAATCGAGCCACGCAGGGGCTTACCGGCCCTACACGCGTGCAGGGCACGGCGCAATCGCCGCTCTCCATCACCATCTGGGACGTGGTGGCCACCACGCCTAAAGTGCTGGCAGGCGTACTCACGGTGGTGCTGCTGGTGTTCTTCTTCCTCGTCTACGGCGACCTGATGTTGCGGCGACTGGTCGAGGCTTCACCCAGCTTCGGCTACAAGCGGCACGCTGTATCGGTGGTGCGCGGCATCCAGTACGAAGTCTCGCGCTACATTCTCACCGCCACGCTGATCAACGTGGCCCTCGGTGCGGTAACTGCTGGCATGTTGTGGCTGTACCACATGCCCGATCCGCTGCTGTGGGGCACCGTGGCCATGCTCGCCAACTTCATTCCGTACGTCGGGGCGATCAGCACCACCGCTGTGCTCGCAGTGGTGGGGCTACTCAACTTCAACCAAGCGGGTGCCGCCTTGCTGCCGGCACTTACTTTCGCTGGGATCACCGCCTTCGAAGGCAACCTTGTCACACCGTTTATCCAGGGACATCGCATGCGGCTCAGTCCCATCGCGATCCTGTTGTGGCTACTTGTCTGGGGATGGCTATGGGGCATTCCCGGCGCTTTACTTGCCGTGCCTATGCTCACCAGTGCCAAGCTCGTGGCCGAACGCGTGCGCGGCTGGCGTTGGTTCGCCCGCATGGTGCAGCGCTGA
- a CDS encoding DUF883 family protein codes for MNKQVQAHEDGTPADRIEERAERIKQATTHAVTNTKEAVERAADHVEEGLHRATDKAADAASRASEKADEYRQRGRDAYDGAVDRADEWLEVARDYVREKPVQSVAIALGAGWLLGRILRR; via the coding sequence ATGAACAAGCAAGTCCAGGCGCACGAAGATGGCACGCCCGCCGATCGCATCGAGGAACGTGCCGAGCGCATCAAGCAGGCCACTACCCATGCCGTGACGAACACCAAGGAGGCAGTTGAACGCGCGGCCGACCATGTCGAGGAAGGCCTGCACCGCGCGACGGACAAGGCCGCTGACGCCGCCTCGCGTGCGTCCGAGAAGGCCGACGAATATCGCCAGCGTGGTCGCGACGCATACGACGGTGCCGTCGATCGCGCCGACGAATGGCTGGAGGTCGCGCGCGACTACGTGCGTGAGAAGCCCGTGCAGTCCGTAGCTATCGCCCTTGGCGCCGGCTGGCTGCTTGGCCGCATACTTCGCCGCTGA
- a CDS encoding DUF1328 domain-containing protein, giving the protein MLHYALVFLVIAIIAALFGFTGIAGAAASIAKILFVVFLILAIIAFFRRAS; this is encoded by the coding sequence ATGCTCCACTACGCCCTGGTATTTCTGGTCATCGCCATCATTGCTGCCCTGTTTGGTTTCACCGGTATTGCCGGCGCGGCCGCGAGCATTGCGAAAATCCTTTTCGTCGTCTTCCTGATCCTGGCCATCATTGCGTTCTTTCGTCGCGCAAGCTGA
- a CDS encoding YbhB/YbcL family Raf kinase inhibitor-like protein codes for MQLRSDSFEHGQPMPARLAFGKRGEPFALSDNLSPHLAWKDAPHATRSFVLICLDFDVPSKPDDVNKEGRTVPADLPRVEFVHWLMANIPVECGELAEGACSDGIVPRGKRAPYGPPGSVQGKNDYTGWFAGDADMGGEYLGYDGPCPPWNDSIIHHYHFRIYALDVDSLRLADGFTVNELRAAMDGHVLAEAEIMGTYAINPAAA; via the coding sequence TTGCAACTGCGTAGCGATAGTTTCGAACATGGGCAGCCGATGCCAGCGCGACTCGCCTTCGGCAAGCGCGGCGAACCGTTTGCTCTGTCGGACAATCTCAGCCCGCACCTCGCGTGGAAGGATGCGCCGCACGCCACGCGTTCGTTCGTGCTTATCTGCCTCGATTTCGATGTGCCCAGTAAGCCCGACGACGTGAACAAGGAAGGTCGCACCGTGCCGGCCGATCTGCCGCGCGTGGAGTTCGTCCATTGGCTGATGGCCAACATCCCGGTGGAGTGCGGCGAGCTGGCCGAAGGCGCGTGTAGCGACGGTATCGTGCCGCGCGGTAAGCGCGCGCCGTATGGGCCGCCCGGCAGCGTGCAAGGCAAGAACGACTACACCGGCTGGTTCGCGGGCGACGCCGACATGGGTGGTGAATATCTTGGCTACGATGGCCCGTGCCCGCCGTGGAACGACTCCATCATTCATCACTACCACTTCCGCATTTACGCGCTGGATGTGGACAGTCTCCGACTTGCCGATGGTTTCACCGTAAACGAATTGCGCGCGGCGATGGACGGTCATGTATTGGCCGAAGCAGAGATCATGGGGACCTATGCGATAAATCCGGCGGCGGCCTGA